Within Butyrivibrio fibrisolvens, the genomic segment ACTGGTACAGAATGGTTATAAGAGCTTTTGACCCTGAATGGTCTGATGGAACTGTTGTTGAAGAGTGGATTCAGGATAAAGAGAGCGGCGAATGGACTCTTTATGCAGCTTATGATACACATATCAAAGATTCTTATCTGGAAGGCAACATGTCTTTTTTCATGGAGAACTTTAATTCTAATGACTGCAACGAACTTAGAAGCATGAAGCTTAATAATATCTATGTAATGGAATACGGCACTGATACATGGACGGCTATAGATACTGCTACTCTCAGTATAGATACAGAGTGGGATAACAAAAAAGGCGGCTACAACTTTGGTGCTACTGATGAATATTTCTGGGGCTATACCTGCGGAAGCGGCGATGATTTTGTAAAAACCCAGGCTTCGCTTCCTAAAAAAGAAACTTATACTATTAAGATGTCTGACTCAGCTCCTGACTTTGATTTCGTTCATGATTACGGATTCGAGACAACTGTAAGCTCCGAACCACTCTATCTCATCCACGTCAACTGGACCTATTTTGATAATTATGAGGAAGATACATGGCGTGAAATGGGTGTTGAGCCTTATGAAAACGACGTATATGTAGATGTTTCAGACGGAAGCTCAACTATAGACATAACTTCTCTCAGATGTGAGACATTTGAAAATACTGATACTTATTATGCACTTGTAAACGGTACGGAAGAAAAGATCTATTCTCATACTGTTAGTGAAGAAGGTTATGGAATTCAAATTTTTAGAGATGATCTTACATACAACATCTCCTGGCAGACCAGTACCAATACAATTGATACTGACTGCTATGCAGAGATCTGGGACGCAAATGACAACTATGAAGTAAGAACCCGTGATGATTATCTGGCAAGAAGCTATACCGGTGCATGGTACTTTGCCATATGCTCAGTTAAAAATGGAGTTCTTGGAGAATTTGATTATTACTAATATCTAAAAAAACAGTTACCTGATACTTTACCATATGCTCCGTAACTAACAAAGTCCCCTAGAACTGTGTATCGGAATAAATCAAAGCTCACTTAATTCACCCCCCTGTCACCTTCTGGTGAGGGGGATTTTGTTTATGTCCAAAATTCTTCCACTTCTGCAAGTATTTCATCAGCAGGCAGAACTGTCGCCTTCTCAATCGGAATATGAGTTTTCTCAAGAAAGTATTTGATCAGATAGTAACCTGTAGCATATCCAGCACAGTAAGGAAGTCCCACTTTTGGAAAACTCTGAAGCTCAGCCATCTCATCGCCATAAAGATATGCCGTTATCTCTGCAAATCCAGTCACATTAAGACCAGCTCTTATTATCTCTTTAATAAGAGGCATCAGCTCCATATCAGTCTTTGTAACCCATGGACCAAGGAACTCCTCTCCGAATATCGTCGTAGCATAATTCTCTGCAAGCCCTTCGCTCACGATCATCTCTGCAAGATTTATATCATTTGTCCATTTTATATACTGATACCTTACATTATGATTGGTCTCATGCGCCAGTGCAGCCGGAAGCCTCTTAATAGTGTCACCAGATGGGATCAGCCATCCCATTATGTATCCGGGAATCCCTCCATCACCACAGTAACCCTCATTCATGATCGTATAAGCATTCTTTGGATTAGCAAGAAATATGGAATAAAGATATTCTTTAACTTTAAGCTCAACTCCCTGATCTTCAAATCTATTAAGAGCTGTCTCTATAGCTTTCGTGCAAGAATCCCAGATAGCCTCATCATATAGCGCTTCAATACTATCTTTATAATTAGTATCAATTTCAGAAGGCGGCATAAGTCCCAGTCTATTATTGGCCATAATGATATCGTAACCTCCGGGATGCGTAGGCTTAATAGGAATATGATACATATCCCACTTCCCCTTAAATGGCATCATCATTTCGTAGCGGTAGATATCATCTTTCTTGTCCATATCTGCAAGCATGATTTTAGTATAGATATCCGGTGAAAATAATCGATTTAGTTTCATTAGTCATCTCCTTGATAGGTCATTTCTAATTCATCTGTATTTGTTTGAAAACACTTTGATAATATGATTACTGACTGTATGATATAAAAAACTCGTAATCATTTATCTTCTTGTAATTACAAATATAAACTATTACGTAACGTAATAGTCAACATAAAAAAACGGTAGATTTTTTAAGATCTACCGCCATCCAAACACATTATGATGTGTATACTCATATGACCATTACACTTGAAGTTGTTCAGAAATAATTGTTCTATCCATCTCTGAAATTTCCAAGCTATCAAAAGCCTGTTCCATTGTAAAAGATGTGTTTTTCATTAGCACTTTAACATTCTGCGTCAAGGTCTTTATTCTATTCTCTTCGACACGTTTTTTTGCATATCTTTCAACTTTTTCACACACAATATCACGACCTTTCTCTGTTTCCTTGTAATGATGGAGTCCATCTGCCGAATTACGCTGAATTACCTTAAACTTCAATCTACTATACATTGATATTATATACAACGCAACTCGTGAATGTCAATTGTGAATTGATTTTTGCGTAAAAATATGTTATGTTTTAGTTATAGACTTGAAAGTAAATTCCAGATGATAACACTCCTTGCACACGTTCATTCTGCTAAGGGCATTGAACTGGATTTTAGATTTTATCATTTCCCTTATAACAGCTATAGCAAAAAGGAAAGGAAAACATGAAAAAAGACATAGGTAAAGTTATTGCAAAACATCGCAAAGCGATGAAGTTATCCCAGATAGATCTTGCCAGGCAGCTTGCAGAGCACAATATCGTTATTACCAATGCAGGAATCAGTGCCTGGGAGAAAGGGAACACTACCCCCAGCGCCGAAGCTCTTCTGACGGTCTGTGAGATACTTAAGATAAGCGATATTTACACAGAATTCATTGGTGAGAATCCTCTGGATCCTTTTAAAGAACTTAATTCTGAAGGGACTCAGAAGGCACTCGAATACATTGATCTTCTCAAAAAGTCCGGAGATTACAAGAAGCACAGCTCAGATATTATCGATATAAAGCCTCGTCTCATGAAGATAGCCCTTATTTCTGCATCAGCAGGTACCGGTAATCTTCTTGATGAAGAGAACTTCGAAATGATGGAGATCACAGAACCTGTTCCTAATAAAGCTGACTTTGGCGTATACATTACAGGAGACAGTATGGAACCAAGGTTCCATGACGAAGAGCTTGTCTGGATCGAACAGAAAGACATGCTCGAATCAGGTGACATCGGACTCTTTTTTCTGGATGGAATGACTTATATCAAAAAATATGTAGTCAATAAATCGGGAACATTCCTTGTATCACTCAATGCCAAGTACAAGCCTATTGAGGTAGGCGAATATAATACTTTCAAAATATTTGGCAAGCTCGCCACAGATTAAGCATCTTTGCCTGATAGGAACACATCCTGTTTGCTTAGCCCTGATTGCCAAAACCTGATCAGTGCTCAGATTTGCACCATTAAAGACATTAGATCATATGGATATTAACCAAAAAACTTACATCGCCATAGATATGAAAAGCTTCTATGCATCTGTTGAATGTGTAGCCAGAGGTCTTGACCCCTTAAGTGCCAAGCTTCTCGTAGCAGATACAAGCAGATCCGATCAGACCATCTGCCTTGCGGTATCTCCTGCTCTTAAAGGTATCGGCGTTCCCAGTAGGCCTAGACTCTTTGAAGCCAAACAAGCGATAAGTAAATATGAAAAGCTCCACCATACCAAAGTGCGTTATATCACGGCAACTCCACGTATGGCGGAATATGAAAAAATCTCTGCAAAGATATATGGAATATACCTAAAGTATGTATCACCCGAAGATGTCCATGTATACAGCATTGATGAATGTTTTATTGATTGCACACCATATCTGCACTTCTATGAAGATGCCGCCAGAAAGGCCTGCCAGCATCCGGCCCACTTCATGGCGCTGACCATTATACGTGATGTTCTTAAGAATACTGGCATCACGGCAACTGTCGGGATCGGAACCAATCTATACCTTGCCAAGGTTGCCATGGACATAGTGGCTAAGAAAGCTCCCGCCGATAAAGACGGAGTCCGGATCGCATCACTTACGGAAGAAAGCTACAGGCTTCTTTTATGGGAGCATAAGCCTCTCACCGACTTCTGGCAGATAGGTCGTGGCAAAGCTGCAAGACTTGCCAGCAATCATATGTACACCATGGGTGATATAGCTGAACGTTCACAGCTGGATGAAGAGTTATTGTATAAAATCTTCGGTATTGATGCAGAAATACTGATCGATCATGCATGGGGGATAGAACCTGTCACCATGTATGATATTAAGCACTACAAGAGCGACAACCACTCCCTTACCAATGGTCAGGTACTTCCAAGGCCTTACAAATACCAAGAGGCCTGCATTGTATTTAAAGAGATGATCGACGTACTGTGCTGCGATATGTACAAAAAGAACCTTGTATCATCAAGATTCACCTGGTGGATAAGTTACGATTACAAAAGCATGGAGTACTTCCCTGAATATGATGGAAGACTATCCATCGACTGGTACGGAAGACTCCATCCTGCTCACTCCAACGGAACTGTCAGATTAACTGCCGCTACTAATGCTGCAAATATCATCATTCCTAAGATCATGCAGGACATTGCCAAAAAGAGCGATCACAGGATCCTGCTTAGAAGGCTCGGTGTCAGTGCCTGCGATGTTACAAGCGATGATGGAATATATCAGCTGGATCTCTTTACTGATTATGATGCCTTGGATAGGGAGAAGAAAATTCACGCTGCTCTTCTTGAAGTCAGAAACAAGTACGGAGCCAATGCCCTACTAAAAGGAACAAACTTTTTAGAAGGTGCAACAACCAGAATGAGAAATGAGCAGATTGGTGGGCATAAGGCTTAAGCCTTATGAAATAAAAGCGCGAACGATTCTATATTATGATGATTCGATATAACCTTATACTTATTGAATTATGTAACGAAGGAGGAACGCTATGAATAACACATATAGCAATGCATTCCCTTCCTCTTTCAGATATAAGAATGTCTTAGAGAAAGGAAAGCCTGTGCATGATAAATACGACAGTTTTTCATTAAAGCATCCTGCCATGGACCTTTCAAGACGGGCGAAGATATTCAGTCCATTTGATGCACTTAAAGGATTTGATGACGAACTTGCTAAGATGCAGACAGATGTAACAGACAATTACCTCGACGATACAATCCACATAGATGAAGCACCATAAATCAGTTCACATAACAAGCAGTCCTTCTTACCTATTCGAACAAAATATGTAGGCGAATTATTGTATAACTGTCATGAAAACATATGTTCATTGTAAAGTCAGACACTTACCTGCAGGAGATAATATTATGTGTACCAGATACGCTCTTGAAAAAGACCTTCCTGAATTAAAAGATATAATAGATGCAGCCTCAAGATCGAGACTCGTACAGAAATTTATTGATAGCTACGCAAGGCCATTCATAACTTATGGCGAAGTCCGCCCTACTGATATCGTACCTGTCCTTGCTCCAAATCCCAAAGGTGAGAGATGTGCATATCCCATGCAATGGGGCTTTCTATCCAAAGATAATAAGAGAACTCTTTTCAATGCCCGCATGGAAACAGCAAGTGTTAAGCCCACCTTTAAAGATGCCTGGAAATCTCACAGATGCATCATTCCGGCTTCCTATTACTATGAATGGCAACACTTTAAAAGCCCTGATGGCAAAGAAAAAACCGGTGATAAGTTTGCAATCCAGCCTGCCGGATTAACTGTGACCTGGCTGTGCGGCCTGTACCGCATTGAAGAAGGTTATCCTGTCTTTGTCGTCCTGACAAAAGATCCAACCAAAGAACTAGCCAAGATTCACGACCGAATGCCTCTCATACTTCCAACAGATAAGATTGATGACTGGATAAGCCCATCGTCAGATCCTGAAGAAATAGTCAGATTTGCTCTTGAAGATATGGTCATAGAAAAAGCTGAGAGTTAACGCTTCTCTCAGCTTTCTATCATCAGCCCACATGGGGAACTATATATACTCATAAATTCTTCGAAGATACTGCTCCTCCAGGATGGGAAGTCTCATTACACGATTTTCTTTAAAGGTTCTGTTGTATCTTCACTGCCCTGCTCTTCAATATCATCTAGATATTTTCTGATCTCATCGATATACATCTGTCCGATGCTGCTAAGGCTTATATGCTTGCCGGTGATATATCCTATCTCCATAGAACTGTCTGTCTGAATCCTATCATCTTCAAAAGGAACAGCTACGAAGTCGTCTCCATTAAGTTCCTCGCATATAATTCCGGAACACAGCGTATAACCGTTCAGACCCTTCATGAGATTGAGCATCGTAGCCCTGTCACAGGCCTTTATGACTCTGTCATAATCTTCTGTGCTGAGGACTTCTTCAGCCATATAAAAAGAGCTTTCATCACCTTGTTCAAAAGACAGGCATGGGTATCCTTTGAGATCATCAAAGTTTATTTTTGTACGGTCAGCAAGAGGATGTTTTTTCCAAAGGTATACATACGCTCTGCAACTTTTAAGGTGATGAAATTCAAGCTCCTTTTGTCTGAGTAATTTTTTGATAAAGACTCTGTTGAAATCGTTAAGATACAGTATTCCGATCTCGCTTCGCTTCTTCCTGACATCTTCTATGACATCAAGAGTTCTGCTCTCTCTGATGGCAAAATCGTACTTGGCTGTATCAAGACTTTCTGCAAGTTCTACGAAAGCCTTTACCGCAAATGAATAGTGCAGAGTCGAAACTCCAAACTTCTTCCTGATATCATGATTGACACAGTATTTGTCCACGATGTCCTCATACTGGTCATACAAGTGTCTGAAGTGAAGCAGCGCCTCTGCACCATCAGGAGTAAGTGACACACCGTGAGATCCTCGTATGAAAATTGTTATTCCAAGCTCTTTTTCAAGATCCTGAATTGCATTGGTAAGCGAAGGCTGAGCTACAAAGAGCTGCTCCGCTGCCTTGTTATAAGAACCACACTTAGCTATATAGATCACATATCTTATTTGATTGATTGTCATATAGTCTGCACCTGCTCCCTGCCAAAAGATAAATGATTGGTTAACTTGCCATAGATAATCTTCCAAGATCCTTTAGAACCCATAATTATTTCGAAGAAAAGATATTATCTTATTCTGCCGGTATAACTGCTCCGTTGTACTTCTCTTCGATAAACTTCTTAACTGCATCTGATCTAAGTGCTGCAACTACTGCCAAAATTGCAGGATCGTTTTCATTGCCCTCTGCCACCGCAATGATATTGGCAAATGGGTTGTTATCTCCGCTTTCTGAGAAGAGAACATTAGATGTGATGCCGGCTTCAAGTGCCTTATTTGTATTGGTAATGAAGAAATCAAAGTCATCCTTGGTAGGAATGATCTGAGCTGAGTCAAGTTCTACGATCTCTATCTGCTTCTCATATGATACGATGCTGTCTACAGTAGCGCTAAGAGTAGAATCTGTGCTGTCATCAAGTGTTATAAGTCCCTGATCTTCGAGGATCTTAAGAGCTCTGTACTCATTAGTGGCATCATTAGGGATAGCTACAACATCTCCATCCTGAATCTCATCAGCTGATGTATACTTATCCGAATATGCTCTGATAGGCTCTACATGAATGTCACCTGCATTGACTATAGTAAAACCATTGGTTTCATTCTGATCGTTAACATATGGCCAGTGAGCATAGAAGTTGAAGTCGATCTCACCGTTCTGAGTCTTTTCAAGAGTTGTAGCATCAGCAGCTGTTGCTACCAGTACTACCTTAAGTCCTGCAGCTTCAAGTGCCGGCTCTACATACTCAAGAAGCTCTGAGTGTGGTGTGAGATCTGCGATAGCTGTGATCTCTCTAAGCCCGTCTGAGTTAACAGTACCAAGCTTAGACTGTGATATGTCATATGCAGACAGATCTATGTCAGGTATCTGAGTGTCTGTAATAGCAAGAGCATCGGAGGCATTTTCATTGCTGCTTTCCTGTGATGCACCACTATTATCTGTACTAGTTGTCTGTCCGCAGGCTGCCAACATGGCTGCTGACACCAGTAGTGATGTTGTTAGTTTCAGTGTTTTTGTCAGATTTTTTTTCATAATGTCTCCTCCTTTTTAGCCCTGCGCCGGATGATAGCAGGTGCCTTTTTATTAGTATATGTCTCGAAACACGGTCTCCAATCAGCTGTATGCCCTGCACCAGTATTACAAGGACATATACAGTTGCAAACAGAACATCGTGTTGAAACCTCTGATAACCAAATCTTACGGCGATATCACCTATTCCGCCTGCGCCGAACATTCCTGCAAGAGCTGTCATAGATATTACTGATATGACTGCAAGAGTATATCCTCTTACAAGAGATGGGAGCGTCTCAGGAATGATAACCCTGGTTATTATCTGGAAGTTGGTACTTCCAAGCGCCTTGGCTGCATCGATCTTACCTTTTTCTATCTCCAGAAGGCTTGATTCTACCATTCTTGCATACATTGGGATACAACTGGCTGCGATAGCGATGATACACGCATTGGTTCCGTAGGACTTACCAAAAAGCGCCCTTGATACCGGGATCATAAGTATTATCATTATCATCTGCGGCAGTGACCTTAAGATGTTGATGGATCCTCCCATTCCTGTATACAAGGGCTTTACAGGTGCAAGTCCTGTTGGATTGGTCACTGTAAGGACTACTCCAAGCACTGCCCCTATCACCAGCATTATGACGCTGGCTACAAGTGTCATGTACAAAGTCTCTGATACTGATGGCAGTATACTGTCCCACACATCTTTGGAAAAAGATGCTATGAAAACTTTAGAAAATGGCTCATTCAATAAACTCATGGCTTTCCTCTTTTCTTTTATTATTAGATTCCTGCACCATCACCAAGTTCTGCATGCTGCATCTGATTGAATACCTTAGCAAAAAGAGCTCCTGTCTTACTTGTAGGACTCTTGAATATATCCTCTACAAGCCCCTCTTCTGTGATCTCTCCGTTTTCAAGTACAGCCATCTTCTTGCAGGTATATTTGATAGCATCAAGCTCATGAGTGATCATCAGAATAGTTATATTCTTTTTCCTATTGATCTCTTTGAGAAGGTCAAGGATCTGAATAGTAGTCTGAGGATCAAGAGCAGATGTAGATTCATCTGACAAAAGAAGATCAGGATCACCCACAAGAGCCCTTGCTATTCCAACCCTTTGCTTCTGGCCTCCGGATAAGGCTCCCGGATATTCCGAAAGCTTATCTGTAAGGCCTACCATTTCAGCAGTCTCAAGAACCTTTTTCTTAATATCAGACTTCTTATAACCGTCTATAACAAGGGGATACGCTATGTTCTGGTATACAGTCTTGGATTCGAAGAGATTGAAGTTCTGGAATATCATTCCTATCTTCTTGCGCTTCTTCCTAAGCTCATTCTCCGAAAGAGCAAGGATCTGCGTACCATCAACATAGATCTCACCGCTATCCGGAGTTTCAAGTCTGTTGATACATCTGGCAAGTGTTGACTTACCGGCGCCGCTAAATCCTATGACTCCGAAGATCTCCCCTTTATTAACTGTAAGATTGACACCGTTTAGGACTTTGATCTCAACAGAATCTTTTATGAAATTCTTATGAAGGTTTTTAATTGTAACAAATTCTGCCATGTGACCTCCGACCTGTTTTTTCAAATTATCAAATAGCCTTAGAATACTCCTCTGTATCGATAAGACCATGCTCTATAAGGATCTCTTCAAGTCTCTCCTGAGTCATCGGCTTTGGTACTGTAAGGAATGTATTCTTGTCGATTGCTTCTGCAAGGTTTCTGTACTCATCTGCCTGCTTGGAGTTAGGATCATAAGCGATAACAGTCTTCTTATTGATCTCAGCTCTCTGTACGATGTTATCTCTTGGTACGAAGTAGATAAGCTGTGTTCCAAGTTCCTTAGCGAAGGCTTCAAGAAGCTCTTTTTCTCTATCTACATTTCTTGAGTTGCAGATGATACCGCCAAGTCTTACACCGCCTGTTCTAGCATATCTGGAGATACCTTTTGAGATATTGTTAGCTGCATACAAAGCCATCATCTCACCTGATGCTACGATGTAAATCTCTTTAGCCTTACCTTCACGGATAGGCATTGCGAAACCGCCACATACAACGTCACCAAGAACGTCATAGAATACATAATCAAGATCTTCTGTATATGCTCCAAGTCTTTCAAGAAGGCCAATTGATGTGATGATACCACGACCTGCGCATCCAACACCTGGCTCAGGACCGCCTGACTCAACGCATCTTGTTCCGCCAAAGCCTTCCTTCATGATCGAATCAAGCTGTACATCGCCATCCTCACGAAGTGTATCAAGAACTGTCTTCTGGTGAAGGCCACCAAGCAGAAGTCTTGTGGAGTCAGCCTTAGGATCACATCCTACTACCATTACCTTCTTACCAAGTTCAGCAAGTCCTGCTGTAAGATTCTGTGTTGTTGTTGACTTTCCGATTCCACCTTTTCCATATATTGCAATCTGTCTAAGTTCTTTCTCAGCCATTTCTCTCCTCCTATAGGTTCATATACCAATATCTATATTTTCAAATCATTGGTATATATTTTTAGTTATTGTTTCTTAAGCTACTTTTTTAGTTACTATTTTCCATCAGCCATGACTAAATGTCTGTCTTGTATTAAGAACCTTAAGCCATACGTATTTAGATATATCTACTCCTCCCGGTACGCCTACCGCATCAGCTCTGCATCTTGAACAGTGCATGAATACGTCAAGGTACTTGATTGCAACAGCCTTGGCTCTTTCGATGTCATGGCAGGTTGGTGCACTACACCATGCAAGCTCTGCCTGCGGTATAAGGGGTATGATGTTGTAGATCTTAGCTCCCGCCTGTGCTACAGTTTTTGCTATAGTCTCTATATGATCCTTGTTGATCTCAGGTACCAGTACCGTATTTACCTTGACTGATGTTCCTGATGCTGCAACTTTTCTGATGCCCTCAAGCTGGTTATGAATGAGGATCCCTGCTGCCTCTTCTCCTGTATATCTCTTACCGTGATATACAATAGCGCTGTTAAGTTTGGCTTCAATCCTGGGATCTACAGCATTGACTGTAACTGTAAGAGAATCAACCCCGACATCAATTATCTCATCAGCCTTGTCAGGAAGCATGAGACCGTTGGTACTCATACACTTGATAAGCTCCGGATATCTATTCTTGATAAGTCTGAATGTCTTAAGTGCGAAGTCTGTAGCAAGCGTATCTCCCGGACCTGCAATACCTGCAACATGGATATCCGGGTTAAGTTCAATAGCCCTGCCAACAGCTTCAAGTGCTTCTTCCGGGGATATTACTTCGCTGGTAACTCCCGGTCTGTCTTCATAGTCGTTAATCTGTCTGTCGCAGAACTTACATGCTATATTGCAGCCAGGTGACACCGGAAGGTGTATCCTTCCTTTATTGCTCTTTTGGCCACGGGCAAAGCATGGATGATTCTGCGTAAGCTCCTGGTAACTTTTTGCCACTATACTGCCTCTTTTCTATATGCCTGCCCTTCGTCACCTGCAAGCAGATCTGCACCGCCGCTTGCAAGAACTACGTTTTCGTTATCATTGTCTGTGTCTGAGTCCTTAGCGAAGCCATCGCCTATAAGCTCATTAACTATATTCTCGATAAAGCCATGAGCTTCAAAGACTCTCTTTCCGTGCTGTATCATATATCCTGCAGCAGACTCGCCTATTCTTAGTACGAATATGGCATCTGTATCTTTAAGAAGATCATATGCCGCTTCAAATCCGCCTTCGCAGTGTCCCTTGCACAAGGGATTTATCCTGCGCTCTTCTACATATTCAGCTTCTTTTTCATCAATATCATATATCTGAAAATACTGTGCAGATCCGAAATGCTCGTCTATATATGCATTATTACTACTTGCAAATGCAGCTCTTAATTTTCCCATAATATTCTCCTCTTGGGCCTTTTAAGGACCGGGAGTTTTAAGCCTTTATAAATATATTCATATAAATCTTAAAACTCCTCAGAAAACCATGTGTTATATTGCAGCTTCTTGTGAGCCAAAACGATAATGCCGGCCAGAGTTCAAGCAAATTTAGAAAGTGTATTACTGTAGATATCCTCTATAAGTCTTAAACCTCCAGCAAATCCCACATAACCTGTTCTCATGACAAGTCTGTAATCAGTAGGGATCGCTGCTGATATGAAGTCGTAGTTCTTCTCTCTTGCTATCTGCTTGTCCCAGCCTGCGCCTATGATGACGCCCTTACCCTTATGGCTTAGCTCTCTTATCTTGTTCTGAGCCTTGCCGGCATCAGGTGAGAAGAATACCGGGATCTGCCTTTTGGTAGATATACTCTGAAGCTCTTTGGCGATCTCTTCCTGATATTTCTCAGGTGTATCATCTACTATGAACTGCTCCTTAGGAATAACCCCTGTCTCGTTTATAAGGAACTTGGACAGTCCCAGGACATAGCCTGCATCATGGATTATATGTGCATGATTTGGAAGTCCGTATCTGAACTCAAGAAGGAATGTCGCAAGATCTTCAAGCTGTGCATAGTAAGCATCCGACTCTTTCTTGATGAACTTTCTGGCTTCGACCTCGTTGATGTCTGCGCCCTGCTCTATGGCAAAAGATACTACCTTATTAAGGAACTTCTCTGTCTCACCGGCGCCTATCGGAATGTTAGGATACTGAACATAAGGCTGTCCGTATATATCCTTAAGGTGATCAACTATATCTTTGCCATACCAGGGTGATACCAGGATATTGAAGTTTGCTTTTGGTATACTCTGCCATTCCTTGACGCCTCTTGATCTGTCACCAAAGAGGATATTGACCTTAAGTCCTATAGCCTCAAGGAGTCTTTTATATTCATCAAGGTTGCCTCTCCAGAACATATCCTGATAAGGAATTGAAGCAAATACATTGACTGTATTCTTCTGGCTTCTGAATGTGCTCTCATCCTCGTACTGGCTTACATACTGATCGATGATGGCATTGACTACTACTGAGTGTGATACATAGTTGTTACTCTTAAATCCGGGGCTTTCAACATATACAATTGGTTTACCCTGATCCCTGAACTCTTCAGCAACTGACTGTACATCATCGCCTACGATTCCTGCAGTACATCCTGTGAAAATAACCTGAAGATCTGAATTAAGTATTTTGTATGAGTTATCTACAAGTTCTCTTAATCTGTTGACACCACCGAATACAACCTCTTTTTCCGAGAAGTTGGAACAAGGTGTTGTACTTCCGCCTGCATATCCCTTAGACCTTTGGAAAAAGCCTGATACCATATCTCCGCATCCAGGTCCTGAGTGAAGGATGGGAAGCGCCTTTGGGATAGCAACTACTGTCTGCATCGCGCCAAGAGCACATGTAAATCTTTCCTGTTCTATTATTTCTGCTCCCATTTATATAACCTCCGTCTTAGCTTCTTTTAGGAATGTGTCAGGCTGCTCATTCATCCACCAGTCTGTGTATGGATTAGTTGCATGCTTGGAAAGATTCTCAATAAACTCTGTGTTTTCAAGAGTCTCTACGATCTTCTCACCGTAGCTTATGAGACCTTCATATCCCATGTTGGCCTGCTCGTCTTCGACAAGGAGTGACGGAATTCCAAGCTTAGCTGCC encodes:
- a CDS encoding DUF3472 domain-containing protein, which encodes MKRKICSLLLSSVMTLSLLAGCSGQSVSIELQNDNEEKADDEVETSNDTDSESETKSNSGDSSSQADDTENFEESSFGTEGYPYDIDPSDPNPENRMAHNIYLNPDLSNTSNAFSAYSIDFKTSDDANSTYWSLCNWNMHNGSGAYAGLQNASNNKVAILSFWKNDHATDPNKALATLVYPDDTADTFDNEGSGVKWIRDYSWEKDHWYRMVIRAFDPEWSDGTVVEEWIQDKESGEWTLYAAYDTHIKDSYLEGNMSFFMENFNSNDCNELRSMKLNNIYVMEYGTDTWTAIDTATLSIDTEWDNKKGGYNFGATDEYFWGYTCGSGDDFVKTQASLPKKETYTIKMSDSAPDFDFVHDYGFETTVSSEPLYLIHVNWTYFDNYEEDTWREMGVEPYENDVYVDVSDGSSTIDITSLRCETFENTDTYYALVNGTEEKIYSHTVSEEGYGIQIFRDDLTYNISWQTSTNTIDTDCYAEIWDANDNYEVRTRDDYLARSYTGAWYFAICSVKNGVLGEFDYY
- a CDS encoding DUF2268 domain-containing protein, which codes for MKLNRLFSPDIYTKIMLADMDKKDDIYRYEMMMPFKGKWDMYHIPIKPTHPGGYDIIMANNRLGLMPPSEIDTNYKDSIEALYDEAIWDSCTKAIETALNRFEDQGVELKVKEYLYSIFLANPKNAYTIMNEGYCGDGGIPGYIMGWLIPSGDTIKRLPAALAHETNHNVRYQYIKWTNDINLAEMIVSEGLAENYATTIFGEEFLGPWVTKTDMELMPLIKEIIRAGLNVTGFAEITAYLYGDEMAELQSFPKVGLPYCAGYATGYYLIKYFLEKTHIPIEKATVLPADEILAEVEEFWT
- a CDS encoding LysR family transcriptional regulator, giving the protein MTINQIRYVIYIAKCGSYNKAAEQLFVAQPSLTNAIQDLEKELGITIFIRGSHGVSLTPDGAEALLHFRHLYDQYEDIVDKYCVNHDIRKKFGVSTLHYSFAVKAFVELAESLDTAKYDFAIRESRTLDVIEDVRKKRSEIGILYLNDFNRVFIKKLLRQKELEFHHLKSCRAYVYLWKKHPLADRTKINFDDLKGYPCLSFEQGDESSFYMAEEVLSTEDYDRVIKACDRATMLNLMKGLNGYTLCSGIICEELNGDDFVAVPFEDDRIQTDSSMEIGYITGKHISLSSIGQMYIDEIRKYLDDIEEQGSEDTTEPLKKIV
- a CDS encoding XRE family transcriptional regulator; translation: MKKDIGKVIAKHRKAMKLSQIDLARQLAEHNIVITNAGISAWEKGNTTPSAEALLTVCEILKISDIYTEFIGENPLDPFKELNSEGTQKALEYIDLLKKSGDYKKHSSDIIDIKPRLMKIALISASAGTGNLLDEENFEMMEITEPVPNKADFGVYITGDSMEPRFHDEELVWIEQKDMLESGDIGLFFLDGMTYIKKYVVNKSGTFLVSLNAKYKPIEVGEYNTFKIFGKLATD
- a CDS encoding SOS response-associated peptidase; this encodes MCTRYALEKDLPELKDIIDAASRSRLVQKFIDSYARPFITYGEVRPTDIVPVLAPNPKGERCAYPMQWGFLSKDNKRTLFNARMETASVKPTFKDAWKSHRCIIPASYYYEWQHFKSPDGKEKTGDKFAIQPAGLTVTWLCGLYRIEEGYPVFVVLTKDPTKELAKIHDRMPLILPTDKIDDWISPSSDPEEIVRFALEDMVIEKAES
- a CDS encoding DNA methylase; the encoded protein is MDINQKTYIAIDMKSFYASVECVARGLDPLSAKLLVADTSRSDQTICLAVSPALKGIGVPSRPRLFEAKQAISKYEKLHHTKVRYITATPRMAEYEKISAKIYGIYLKYVSPEDVHVYSIDECFIDCTPYLHFYEDAARKACQHPAHFMALTIIRDVLKNTGITATVGIGTNLYLAKVAMDIVAKKAPADKDGVRIASLTEESYRLLLWEHKPLTDFWQIGRGKAARLASNHMYTMGDIAERSQLDEELLYKIFGIDAEILIDHAWGIEPVTMYDIKHYKSDNHSLTNGQVLPRPYKYQEACIVFKEMIDVLCCDMYKKNLVSSRFTWWISYDYKSMEYFPEYDGRLSIDWYGRLHPAHSNGTVRLTAATNAANIIIPKIMQDIAKKSDHRILLRRLGVSACDVTSDDGIYQLDLFTDYDALDREKKIHAALLEVRNKYGANALLKGTNFLEGATTRMRNEQIGGHKA